The Mauremys reevesii isolate NIE-2019 linkage group 13, ASM1616193v1, whole genome shotgun sequence genome contains a region encoding:
- the LOC120380298 gene encoding olfactory receptor 11A1-like, with protein MRRRMEYRWQNPYLGVNTKSEEFISEILAGNTSSLKVHFQAHAEAGNQTSITKFILLGFGDLPELQILLFPLFLVIYVVTMSGNILIVFLIVADQHLHTPMYFFLGNLSCLEICYTSTILPRMLASLLTGDRTISISGCITQFNLFSSLAAVECALLAVMSYDRYLAICKPLHYAVQMNGSVCLQMASLSWISGFLASTVTTSLLAQFTFCGPNEIDHFFCDFTPLIKLSCSETSQMKLVTFILSSIFTLPAFLLTVMSYISIIASILRIPSTMGRQKAFSTCSSHLIVVTIFYGTLMIVYMLPDSATVGNLNKVFSIFYTVLTPMVNPLIYSLRNKEVNRALRKALVKCVPFPQKSGKTNSIC; from the exons atgaggaggaggatggaatATAGATGGCAGAACCCATATCTTGGTGTCAATACAAAGAGTGAAGAGTTCATATCAGAGATTTTGGCTGGTAATACCTCCTCCTTAAAG GTTCACTTCCAAGCCCATGCAGAAGCTGGAAATCAAACGTCCATCACAAAATTCATCCTACTGGGATTCGGGGATCTCCCTGAACTACAGATCCTTCTCTTCCCTTTGTTCCTAGTGATCTATGTTGTGACCATgtctgggaacatcctcatcgTTTTTCTAATTGTGGCTGATCAACACctgcacacccccatgtacttcttcctggggaacctGTCCTGCTTGGAGATCTGCtacacctccaccatcctgcccaggatgctggccagtctcctgacaGGGGACAGAACTATTTCTATTAGCGGCTGCATCACGCAATTTAATTTGTTCAGCTCTCTGGCAGCTGTAGAATGTGCTCTCCTAGCAGTGATGTCGTATGATCGATACTTAGCAATATGTAAACCCCTGCACTATGCAGTGCAGATGAATGGCAGTGTGTGCCTCCAGATGGCATCTTTGTCCTGGATTAGTGGCTTCCTGGCTAGCACTGTCACCACGTCTTTGTTAGCACAGTTCACTTTCTGCGGCCCGAATGAAATTGATCATTTCTTCTGTGATTTCACCCCTTTGATCAAACTCTCCTGCAGTGAAACCAGCCAGATGAAACTTGTGACCTTCATACTTTCCTCCATCTTCACCCTTCCTGCATTCCTATTAACTGTGATGTCCTACATTTCTATCATTGCCtccatcctgagaatcccttccacaatggggaggcaaaaggccttttccacctgctcctctcacctcattgtggtgacaATTTTCTATGGGACCTTAATGATTGTCTACATGCTCCCAGATAGTGCCACAGTGGGAAACCTGAACAAAGTGTTCTCTATCTTCTacacagtcctgactcccatggtcaaccccctcatctacagcctgaggaacaaggaggtgaacAGGGCCCTGAGGAAAGCTCTTGTGAAATGTGTGCCTTTCCCACAAAAATCAGGAAAGACAAACTCGATTTGCTAA